From Danaus plexippus chromosome 11, MEX_DaPlex, whole genome shotgun sequence, the proteins below share one genomic window:
- the LOC116765891 gene encoding uncharacterized protein LOC116765891 isoform X1: protein MWVLPFCILVSIVAVGGMRIPIENSNNDNLQIVPSASTTSESLQVQPIYYTKNAQNLDSYIIHEPQKTPQIKQEIKEEIPTPATYLLPPSPYARNEFFLATTESNEESDWYPIQSDSQNQNINEGQPLEELNLRSGKELHRGQVFSVPIRNLLPPKENAPNDFIVVSPSVELELPIEEIDHTINNPSAEITMLRTPKTEKHHFKIDNIPHRHISPPKYNLQKYTNPTKLYPKKYIGEFKPIPIPISQYSDGSTDIPVARPVKVIIPDDIKNGFVPQPIENIENSFDNNQKLNQNNEAAKITTATDAPHTQVIPSEQDTSETNFRHPIRDAYPAPAKQIPQKHIPLKSDGKRTEFRMHGMKGPHSYQFGYDTGKGKNRQFRYEERDNDGHVRGHYGYVDRGGKLRVVNYDADPVHGFRAEAPVEKDTE, encoded by the exons ATTTTGGTGTCAATCGTAGCTGTTGGGGGAATGAGAATACCTATAGAAAACAGTAATAACgataatttacaaatagtcCCCAGTGCAAGTACAACTTCGGAAAGTCTTCAAGTTCagcccatttattatactaaaaatgCACAGAATCTGGACAGCTATATAATACATGAGCCCCAAAAGACTCCTCAAATCAAGCAAGAGATAAAAGAAGAAATACCGACACCTGCGACTTATTTATTACCACCATCACCGTACGCACGCAATGAATTCTTCTTAGCAACAACTGAGTCTAACGAGGAAAGCGATTGGTATCCCATTCAGAGTGATTctcaaaatcaaaatatcaaCGAAGGCCAGCCACTTGAAGAGTTGAATCTTAGATCGGGTAAAGAATTGCATAGGGGACAAGTTTTTTCAGTCCCTATAAGGAACCTTCTGCCTCCGAAAGAAAATGCTCCCAATGACTTTATAGTCGTCTCTCCGTCTGTGGAACTAGAATTACCTATAGAAGAAATAGATCATACCATAAACAATCCTTCTGCAGAGATAACCATGTTAAGAACACCGAAGACAGAAAAAcaccattttaaaatagacaaCATACCACATCGTCATATTTCACCCCCTAAATATAatcttcaaaaatatacaaatccAACTAAATTGTATCCTAAGAAATATATTGGTGAATTTAAACCTATACCAATACCAATTTCTCAATATAGCGATGGTTCAACGGACATACCTGTCGCTAGACCTGTCAAAGTGATTATTCCTGATGACATCAAAAATGGTTTTGTGCCACAACCTATAGAAAACATTGAAAACTCATTTGACaacaatcaaaaattaaatcaaaataatgaaGCGGCCAAG ATTACGACCGCAACTGATGCGCCCCACACTCAAGTCATTCCGTCTGAACAAGATACGTCTGAAACAAACTTCCGACATCCGATAC gCGACGCTTATCCAGCACCTGCGAAGCAGATACCTCAAAAGCATATTCCTTTAAAGTCTGACGGCAAACGCACCGAATTTCGAATGCATGGAATGAAAGGTCCACATAGCTATCAATTTGGTTACGATACTGGAAAGGG gAAAAATCGTCAATTCAGATACGAAGAAAGGGATAATGACGGCCATGTCCGAGGCCATTATGGTTATGTGGATAGAGGCGGGAAACTGCGCGTTGTGAACTACGATGCCGATCCTGTGCACGGTTTCCGGGCTGAGGCGCCGGTGGAAAAAGatacagaataa
- the LOC116765891 gene encoding uncharacterized protein LOC116765891 isoform X2, whose amino-acid sequence MRIPIENSNNDNLQIVPSASTTSESLQVQPIYYTKNAQNLDSYIIHEPQKTPQIKQEIKEEIPTPATYLLPPSPYARNEFFLATTESNEESDWYPIQSDSQNQNINEGQPLEELNLRSGKELHRGQVFSVPIRNLLPPKENAPNDFIVVSPSVELELPIEEIDHTINNPSAEITMLRTPKTEKHHFKIDNIPHRHISPPKYNLQKYTNPTKLYPKKYIGEFKPIPIPISQYSDGSTDIPVARPVKVIIPDDIKNGFVPQPIENIENSFDNNQKLNQNNEAAKITTATDAPHTQVIPSEQDTSETNFRHPIRDAYPAPAKQIPQKHIPLKSDGKRTEFRMHGMKGPHSYQFGYDTGKGKNRQFRYEERDNDGHVRGHYGYVDRGGKLRVVNYDADPVHGFRAEAPVEKDTE is encoded by the exons ATGAGAATACCTATAGAAAACAGTAATAACgataatttacaaatagtcCCCAGTGCAAGTACAACTTCGGAAAGTCTTCAAGTTCagcccatttattatactaaaaatgCACAGAATCTGGACAGCTATATAATACATGAGCCCCAAAAGACTCCTCAAATCAAGCAAGAGATAAAAGAAGAAATACCGACACCTGCGACTTATTTATTACCACCATCACCGTACGCACGCAATGAATTCTTCTTAGCAACAACTGAGTCTAACGAGGAAAGCGATTGGTATCCCATTCAGAGTGATTctcaaaatcaaaatatcaaCGAAGGCCAGCCACTTGAAGAGTTGAATCTTAGATCGGGTAAAGAATTGCATAGGGGACAAGTTTTTTCAGTCCCTATAAGGAACCTTCTGCCTCCGAAAGAAAATGCTCCCAATGACTTTATAGTCGTCTCTCCGTCTGTGGAACTAGAATTACCTATAGAAGAAATAGATCATACCATAAACAATCCTTCTGCAGAGATAACCATGTTAAGAACACCGAAGACAGAAAAAcaccattttaaaatagacaaCATACCACATCGTCATATTTCACCCCCTAAATATAatcttcaaaaatatacaaatccAACTAAATTGTATCCTAAGAAATATATTGGTGAATTTAAACCTATACCAATACCAATTTCTCAATATAGCGATGGTTCAACGGACATACCTGTCGCTAGACCTGTCAAAGTGATTATTCCTGATGACATCAAAAATGGTTTTGTGCCACAACCTATAGAAAACATTGAAAACTCATTTGACaacaatcaaaaattaaatcaaaataatgaaGCGGCCAAG ATTACGACCGCAACTGATGCGCCCCACACTCAAGTCATTCCGTCTGAACAAGATACGTCTGAAACAAACTTCCGACATCCGATAC gCGACGCTTATCCAGCACCTGCGAAGCAGATACCTCAAAAGCATATTCCTTTAAAGTCTGACGGCAAACGCACCGAATTTCGAATGCATGGAATGAAAGGTCCACATAGCTATCAATTTGGTTACGATACTGGAAAGGG gAAAAATCGTCAATTCAGATACGAAGAAAGGGATAATGACGGCCATGTCCGAGGCCATTATGGTTATGTGGATAGAGGCGGGAAACTGCGCGTTGTGAACTACGATGCCGATCCTGTGCACGGTTTCCGGGCTGAGGCGCCGGTGGAAAAAGatacagaataa